In the genome of Qipengyuania seohaensis, one region contains:
- a CDS encoding peptidylprolyl isomerase, whose amino-acid sequence MADKLTFTLDTGDGDNKDVVIKLRPDLAPGHVERITTLAGEGFYDGVVFHRVIPGFMAQGGDPTGTGMGGSDKPDLKAEFNSEPHTRGTCSMARTQVPDSANSQFFICFDDAEFLDGQYTVWGQVESGMEHIDALPKGEPPANPGKIVKATVG is encoded by the coding sequence ATGGCCGACAAGCTGACCTTCACCCTCGACACCGGCGACGGCGACAACAAGGACGTCGTCATCAAGCTGCGCCCCGATCTCGCACCCGGACACGTAGAGCGTATCACGACGCTGGCAGGCGAAGGCTTTTACGACGGCGTGGTGTTCCACCGCGTGATCCCGGGCTTCATGGCGCAGGGCGGCGATCCGACCGGCACCGGCATGGGCGGCAGCGACAAGCCCGACCTCAAGGCCGAATTCAACAGCGAACCGCACACCCGCGGCACCTGCTCGATGGCCCGCACCCAGGTGCCCGACAGCGCCAACAGCCAGTTCTTCATCTGCTTCGACGACGCCGAATTCCTCGACGGCCAGTACACCGTCTGGGGCCAGGTCGAGAGCGGTATGGAACACATCGACGCCCTGCCCAAGGGCGAGCCGCCGGCAAACCCGGGCAAGATCGTGAAGGCTACTGTTGGGTGA
- a CDS encoding hemolysin family protein has protein sequence MANSSTPAGDAESSSGLWPAIRKLFDPDSGERSLRAQLEEAIDEHEGENGDSSAEDDAKGDLSGVERQMLRNLLHFSEHDADDVAVPRGEIVAISADATWDELVATFSEHGHSRMPVYRGQLDDVIGMIHIKDVFPFLAEKKAAPVDWTVLMRQPLYVPQTRNALDVLADMRAQRMHLAIVIDEFSGTDGLITIEDLVEEIVGEIEDEHDELPEEWIVSIGEGMWDCDARAELDDVAHKVDPRLAEVEEAVDTLGGLAFVLAEQVPPVGKVLEHDSGWRIEILDGDETHVKRMRLHEPPGGVAKDD, from the coding sequence ATGGCCAATTCTTCCACCCCCGCCGGAGACGCGGAGAGTAGCAGCGGGCTTTGGCCCGCAATCCGTAAACTGTTCGACCCCGATAGCGGCGAGCGCTCCCTGCGCGCGCAGCTCGAAGAGGCTATCGACGAACACGAAGGCGAGAACGGCGATTCCTCGGCCGAAGATGATGCCAAGGGCGACCTGTCCGGCGTAGAGCGCCAGATGCTGCGTAACCTGCTGCATTTCAGCGAGCACGATGCCGACGACGTCGCGGTGCCGCGCGGCGAAATCGTGGCGATTTCCGCCGATGCCACCTGGGACGAACTGGTCGCGACTTTCTCCGAGCACGGCCATTCGCGCATGCCTGTCTACCGCGGCCAGCTCGACGATGTGATCGGGATGATCCACATCAAGGATGTATTTCCCTTTCTGGCAGAGAAGAAAGCGGCCCCGGTGGACTGGACCGTGCTGATGCGGCAACCGCTCTATGTTCCGCAGACCCGCAACGCCCTGGATGTGCTCGCGGATATGCGGGCTCAGCGCATGCATCTGGCAATTGTGATCGACGAGTTCTCCGGCACCGACGGGCTGATAACTATCGAAGACCTCGTCGAGGAAATCGTCGGGGAGATCGAAGACGAACACGACGAATTGCCCGAAGAATGGATCGTGTCGATCGGCGAGGGGATGTGGGATTGCGACGCCCGCGCCGAACTGGACGACGTGGCCCACAAGGTCGATCCGCGCCTTGCAGAGGTGGAGGAGGCGGTCGACACGCTCGGTGGCCTCGCATTCGTCCTCGCTGAGCAGGTTCCGCCCGTAGGCAAGGTGCTGGAACACGACAGCGGCTGGCGGATTGAAATCCTCGATGGTGACGAGACCCACGTTAAGCGCATGCGCCTGCACGAGCCGCCCGGTGGGGTTGCCAAGGATGACTGA
- a CDS encoding DsbA family oxidoreductase: MTQPRKMTIDIWSDVMCPWCLVGWGNLSQALEQLGGEIEADVRWHAFELNPDMPEEGEERTAHIARKYGRTIEQSKEVQGQMRQAADAAGVSLDYEGPDPAPDAMMWNTFEAHKLLTWTGEEHGAEKQTELKLALFKAHFNARQRIGEREVLLDVAESVGLDRDAASAALDDEQVAHKTRAEERAAWDMNISGVPAMILEGRFMVPGAQPPESYVNALRRVAEKTAAAG, translated from the coding sequence ATGACCCAGCCCCGCAAGATGACGATCGATATCTGGTCCGACGTGATGTGCCCCTGGTGCCTCGTCGGATGGGGGAACCTGTCGCAGGCGCTCGAGCAGCTGGGAGGCGAGATCGAGGCGGACGTGCGCTGGCACGCTTTCGAACTCAATCCCGACATGCCGGAAGAAGGCGAGGAGCGCACCGCCCATATCGCACGCAAATACGGGCGCACGATCGAGCAGTCGAAGGAAGTCCAAGGCCAGATGCGGCAGGCTGCCGATGCGGCTGGCGTATCGCTCGATTACGAAGGGCCGGACCCTGCGCCCGATGCGATGATGTGGAACACGTTCGAGGCGCACAAGCTGCTGACCTGGACGGGCGAGGAGCACGGCGCGGAAAAGCAGACCGAACTCAAGCTCGCCCTGTTCAAGGCGCATTTCAATGCCCGCCAGCGGATCGGCGAGCGCGAAGTGCTGCTGGATGTGGCCGAGAGCGTCGGGCTCGACCGCGACGCCGCGTCAGCCGCGCTCGACGACGAGCAGGTCGCCCACAAGACCCGCGCCGAAGAACGCGCCGCATGGGACATGAACATCAGCGGCGTACCCGCGATGATCCTGGAGGGCCGGTTCATGGTGCCCGGCGCACAGCCACCGGAGTCTTACGTCAATGCGCTGAGGCGGGTGGCGGAGAAGACGGCAGCGGCTGGGTGA
- a CDS encoding LysR substrate-binding domain-containing protein: MAVRRLPPLRALEAFVRTVRLGSARAAADELGLSPSALSRRIGNLEEFVGKKLFTRARQAMQLTDDGHAFYEAVNPQLEALARAVESQSDNLSVLRLHLGVLPLFGSQRLFPRLAELRARHPLLHIDIDTGPHLEDRVGDTLDAAIILSRGPASGLHAVRLDFNMVHAIASKELAAKLGDKPDPELLGRQTFLIHNGLPESFVAWKDELGLRDIEPAAIDHFDSGQLMLEAAAQGLGIAIMHDDHLRRAADDRLTDLYGVEVESPYSYWFVCKPTALEERPVRLFHDWLVKAEL, from the coding sequence ATGGCTGTCCGCAGACTTCCCCCATTGCGCGCCCTCGAGGCATTCGTCCGCACGGTCCGATTGGGGTCGGCGCGTGCAGCGGCAGACGAGTTGGGCCTGAGCCCCTCCGCTTTGTCGAGGCGAATTGGCAATCTTGAGGAATTCGTCGGCAAGAAGCTGTTCACCCGTGCGCGTCAGGCCATGCAGCTAACCGACGACGGTCACGCCTTCTACGAAGCGGTGAACCCCCAGCTGGAAGCCTTGGCGAGGGCGGTGGAGAGCCAGTCCGACAATCTTTCCGTCCTGAGATTGCACTTGGGCGTGCTGCCGCTGTTCGGCAGCCAGAGGCTTTTCCCGCGCCTGGCAGAGCTGAGGGCACGCCACCCCCTGTTGCACATCGACATCGACACGGGACCGCATCTCGAAGACCGAGTTGGCGATACGCTCGATGCGGCAATTATCCTGTCGCGAGGGCCGGCCAGCGGCCTCCATGCCGTTCGCCTCGATTTCAACATGGTGCACGCGATCGCGAGCAAGGAACTGGCTGCTAAGCTTGGTGACAAGCCCGATCCGGAATTGCTCGGACGCCAGACTTTCCTGATCCACAACGGATTGCCCGAAAGCTTCGTGGCCTGGAAAGACGAGCTCGGCCTGAGGGATATCGAACCTGCGGCGATCGACCACTTCGATTCAGGTCAGTTGATGCTCGAAGCGGCTGCGCAGGGTCTCGGCATTGCGATTATGCATGATGATCACTTGCGCCGCGCGGCCGATGATCGCCTGACAGATCTGTACGGCGTCGAAGTCGAAAGCCCCTACAGTTACTGGTTCGTCTGCAAGCCCACGGCACTTGAAGAAAGGCCGGTGCGGCTGTTCCACGACTGGCTGGTGAAAGCGGAGCTTTAG
- the mgtE gene encoding magnesium transporter → MAEHERPLDDDDVILAGEEQDEGARPDDRIDDERMDEENTLKREFVRSVEDALEAGETGAVYDLVEPLHPADVADLLELFDRDERHQLAAAITDLMTSEVVAELNDYVREEMMEALPADAVAQIAEQLDTDDAVQLIEDLDEDDQRAILAELEPEDRLAIQSALSYPEETAGRLMNRDFVAVPEHIKVGDLIDFLREGRELPEDFFEVFVVDQRHHPVGTCNLSWILRTPRNIALGDVMKRDQTLIPAMLDQEEVALMFQKYGLISAAVVDEDGRLVGQMTVDDIVHIIAEEAGEDALLMSGAGEGDINEPIREAYSSRVRWLVANLGTALIASLIIAAFGAAIEKLVALAVLMPIVASIGGNAGTQTMAVTVRAIAMNQLTRSNTRRILTRELRVALLNGVTIAVLIGAATAVIFTPLLGAVIALAMVINVVTAGLAGVLVPVAFDRLDQDPAVASSVFVTMITDSMGFFAFLGLAVALQVV, encoded by the coding sequence ATGGCGGAGCACGAGCGCCCCCTTGACGATGACGACGTGATCCTGGCCGGCGAGGAGCAGGACGAAGGCGCGCGTCCGGACGACCGCATCGACGACGAGCGCATGGACGAGGAGAACACGCTCAAGCGCGAATTCGTCCGATCCGTCGAAGATGCACTGGAAGCGGGCGAGACCGGTGCGGTCTACGACCTTGTCGAACCGCTCCACCCCGCCGACGTCGCCGACCTTCTCGAACTGTTCGACCGTGACGAGCGTCACCAGCTCGCCGCGGCCATCACCGACCTGATGACCAGCGAAGTCGTTGCCGAACTCAACGACTACGTTCGCGAAGAGATGATGGAAGCGCTTCCTGCCGATGCGGTGGCGCAGATCGCGGAACAGCTCGATACCGACGATGCCGTCCAGCTGATCGAGGATCTGGACGAGGACGACCAGCGCGCCATCCTGGCCGAACTGGAACCGGAAGACCGGTTGGCCATCCAGTCGGCCCTCTCCTATCCGGAAGAGACCGCCGGCCGCCTGATGAACCGCGATTTCGTCGCGGTGCCGGAGCACATCAAGGTCGGCGACCTGATCGACTTCCTGCGTGAGGGACGCGAATTGCCGGAGGACTTCTTCGAGGTCTTCGTGGTCGACCAGCGCCACCACCCCGTCGGCACCTGCAACCTCTCGTGGATCCTGCGCACGCCGCGCAACATCGCGCTGGGCGATGTGATGAAGCGCGACCAGACGCTGATCCCCGCCATGCTCGACCAGGAAGAGGTCGCGCTGATGTTCCAGAAGTACGGCCTCATCTCCGCCGCCGTGGTGGACGAGGACGGGCGCCTGGTGGGCCAGATGACGGTCGACGACATCGTCCACATCATCGCGGAAGAAGCGGGCGAGGACGCCCTGCTCATGTCCGGTGCAGGTGAAGGCGACATCAACGAGCCGATACGGGAGGCATACTCCAGCCGCGTACGTTGGCTGGTCGCCAACCTCGGCACCGCGCTCATCGCATCGCTCATCATCGCCGCATTCGGCGCCGCTATCGAGAAGCTGGTCGCCCTTGCCGTGCTCATGCCGATCGTCGCCAGTATCGGCGGCAATGCCGGTACGCAGACCATGGCCGTGACCGTTCGCGCCATCGCCATGAACCAGCTGACGCGCAGCAACACCCGGCGCATCCTGACACGCGAATTGCGCGTCGCGCTGCTCAACGGTGTGACCATTGCCGTGCTGATCGGAGCGGCGACGGCGGTCATCTTCACCCCGCTGCTGGGTGCGGTGATTGCGTTGGCCATGGTCATCAACGTGGTGACAGCCGGGCTTGCAGGCGTCCTGGTCCCCGTCGCTTTCGACCGCCTGGACCAGGACCCTGCAGTGGCATCCAGCGTATTCGTGACCATGATTACGGATTCGATGGGTTTCTTCGCTTTCCTCGGCCTTGCCGTGGCATTGCAGGTCGTCTGA
- a CDS encoding DUF1489 family protein, which produces MPLNLTKIAFGAQSYGDIESWYAQRRSPNLTTRYRPTKWEQCIGGSLYWIHQHSIVARSEILGFSETKDGRWSIDLKPELVRVMPRPKRAHQGWRYLKGDPPRDLEDGEDIGDALPGKLAGKLERLGLI; this is translated from the coding sequence ATGCCGCTAAACCTGACCAAGATCGCTTTCGGTGCGCAAAGCTATGGCGATATCGAAAGCTGGTATGCGCAGCGGCGCAGTCCGAACCTGACCACCCGTTATCGCCCGACCAAGTGGGAACAGTGCATCGGGGGCTCGCTCTACTGGATCCACCAGCATAGCATTGTGGCGCGCAGCGAAATCCTCGGCTTCAGCGAGACGAAGGACGGGCGCTGGTCCATCGACCTGAAGCCCGAACTGGTGCGCGTCATGCCTCGCCCCAAGCGCGCCCACCAGGGCTGGCGCTATCTCAAGGGCGATCCGCCGCGCGATCTGGAAGACGGCGAGGACATCGGCGATGCCCTGCCCGGCAAGCTCGCCGGAAAGCTGGAGCGCCTGGGGCTGATCTAG
- a CDS encoding entericidin EcnA/B family protein, protein MKKFLTMLAFGSSAILLSACNTIDGIGEDVESATDCADGVEGNC, encoded by the coding sequence ATGAAGAAGTTCCTGACAATGCTCGCATTCGGCAGCTCGGCCATCCTGCTTTCGGCCTGCAACACGATCGACGGCATCGGCGAAGATGTCGAATCCGCAACCGACTGTGCCGACGGCGTAGAAGGCAACTGCTAA
- the ybeY gene encoding rRNA maturation RNase YbeY yields MDLDIEIDGWPADEDWEALSAKAYAAIARIEPALGHARLVTSVLFTGDEQVHELNREWRGKDKPTNVLSFPMLEREDLIALGPDGPPEMLGDIALAFETCAREAEEKVVSLADHAAHLLIHGFLHLAGHDHVDSDAQAEAMEKLEIEALAKLGIADPYGDRDK; encoded by the coding sequence GTGGACCTGGATATCGAAATCGACGGCTGGCCTGCGGACGAGGATTGGGAAGCCCTCTCGGCCAAGGCTTATGCCGCGATCGCAAGGATCGAACCTGCGCTCGGCCATGCGCGCCTCGTCACGAGCGTCCTTTTCACCGGTGACGAGCAGGTTCACGAGCTCAATCGGGAATGGCGGGGCAAGGACAAGCCGACCAATGTGCTTTCATTTCCGATGCTGGAGCGCGAAGACCTCATTGCGTTAGGTCCGGATGGACCGCCCGAGATGCTCGGCGATATCGCTCTGGCGTTCGAGACTTGCGCCCGTGAAGCGGAGGAGAAAGTGGTAAGTCTGGCGGACCACGCCGCCCATCTTCTGATCCACGGTTTCCTCCATCTAGCCGGTCACGATCATGTCGATTCCGACGCGCAGGCAGAGGCTATGGAAAAACTCGAGATCGAAGCGCTTGCAAAACTGGGTATAGCGGACCCATATGGGGACCGCGACAAATAG
- the miaB gene encoding tRNA (N6-isopentenyl adenosine(37)-C2)-methylthiotransferase MiaB gives MKSTTPKTYRVKSFGCQMNVYDGERMAEMLGEQGIVPAPEGEEADLVVLNTCHIREKAAEKVYSDIGRLTKAGREAGKEPLIAVAGCVAQAEGEEIMKRSPAVSMVVGPQAYHRLPEMLDKAVKGERATDTDMPAIAKFAALPERRRTNPASFLTVQEGCDKFCTYCVVPYTRGAEISRPYSDLVIEAKKLVDAGAKEITLLGQNVSAWGGEDEKGHQVGLAGLIRDLANVDGLSRIRYTTSHPADMDDDLIAAHGEIDKLMPFLHLPVQAGSDRVLKAMNRSHTAESYLKLLDRFRAARPDLALSGDFIVGFPGETDAEFEETLALVDEVKYAQAFSFKYSPRPGTPAATMDGQVAKEVMDERLQRLQAALNRDQMAFNEASVGKTCEVLVERKGKHEGQWLGKSPWLQSVWFAGDAQIGDLVQAELVEAGPNSIAGKLRETVSA, from the coding sequence ATGAAATCAACCACCCCCAAGACCTACAGGGTCAAGAGCTTCGGCTGCCAGATGAACGTCTACGACGGCGAGCGCATGGCCGAAATGCTGGGTGAGCAGGGTATCGTGCCCGCGCCCGAGGGCGAGGAGGCAGACCTCGTCGTGCTCAACACCTGCCACATTCGCGAGAAGGCGGCGGAGAAGGTCTATTCGGACATCGGTCGCCTGACCAAGGCGGGGCGCGAGGCGGGCAAGGAGCCGCTGATCGCCGTCGCGGGCTGTGTCGCGCAGGCCGAGGGCGAGGAGATCATGAAGCGCTCTCCGGCGGTCAGCATGGTCGTCGGCCCGCAGGCCTATCACCGCCTGCCGGAGATGCTGGACAAGGCAGTGAAGGGCGAGCGCGCGACCGACACCGACATGCCGGCCATCGCCAAGTTTGCCGCACTGCCCGAACGCCGCCGCACCAATCCGGCGAGCTTCCTCACCGTGCAGGAGGGCTGCGACAAATTCTGTACCTATTGCGTGGTGCCCTATACCCGCGGCGCGGAAATCAGCCGTCCTTACAGTGACCTGGTGATCGAAGCGAAGAAGCTGGTCGACGCTGGCGCGAAGGAGATTACGCTGCTTGGCCAGAATGTCTCGGCTTGGGGCGGCGAGGACGAGAAGGGCCACCAGGTCGGCCTCGCAGGCCTGATCCGCGACCTTGCCAACGTCGATGGCCTCTCGCGCATCCGTTACACCACCAGCCATCCGGCCGACATGGACGACGACCTGATCGCCGCGCATGGCGAGATCGACAAGCTGATGCCCTTCCTCCACCTGCCGGTGCAGGCGGGCAGCGACCGGGTCCTGAAGGCGATGAACCGCAGCCACACGGCGGAAAGCTACCTCAAGCTGCTGGACCGTTTCCGTGCTGCGCGGCCCGACCTCGCATTGTCGGGCGACTTCATCGTCGGCTTCCCGGGCGAGACCGATGCCGAATTCGAGGAAACCCTCGCGCTGGTGGACGAGGTCAAATACGCGCAGGCCTTCAGCTTCAAGTACAGCCCGCGTCCCGGTACGCCTGCTGCGACGATGGACGGGCAGGTCGCGAAAGAGGTCATGGACGAACGTCTCCAGCGCCTCCAGGCCGCGCTCAATCGTGACCAGATGGCCTTCAACGAAGCGAGCGTTGGCAAGACGTGCGAAGTCCTCGTCGAACGCAAGGGCAAGCATGAGGGCCAATGGCTTGGCAAGTCACCTTGGCTGCAAAGCGTCTGGTTCGCAGGCGACGCGCAAATCGGCGATCTCGTTCAGGCCGAACTGGTCGAGGCGGGGCCGAACTCGATCGCCGGAAAGCTGCGGGAAACCGTCTCCGCTTGA
- the nudC gene encoding NAD(+) diphosphatase, whose amino-acid sequence MNWKARLLALDGLMPSMDDAGRLSWGTLADAPEDAELVFLGLDEGKACFAAVPPRGDASPRMANPQLWSLMANLQPDDLALYGGARSIVDWHARHRFCAQCGGDTKIAKGGWQRDCTACGASHFPRTDPVTIMLVEYDGKLMLGRGLGWPEGSFSALAGFVEPGESIEEGVAREVFEESGVRVRDVTYVASQPWPFPSQLMIGCHSHADDDALTIDETEMAEINWYTRDEVKASLAGDGPFRAPPPHAIAHHLMHWWIHT is encoded by the coding sequence ATGAACTGGAAGGCCCGGCTGCTTGCTCTCGATGGTCTGATGCCGTCGATGGACGATGCCGGGCGCCTTTCGTGGGGCACTCTGGCGGATGCGCCGGAGGACGCGGAACTGGTGTTCCTGGGCCTCGATGAAGGCAAGGCCTGCTTTGCAGCCGTCCCGCCGCGCGGCGATGCAAGTCCGCGCATGGCGAACCCGCAGCTCTGGTCGCTAATGGCCAATCTTCAGCCCGACGATCTTGCGCTCTACGGCGGCGCACGCAGCATCGTCGACTGGCACGCACGCCACCGGTTCTGCGCCCAGTGCGGCGGCGATACGAAAATCGCCAAGGGCGGTTGGCAGCGTGATTGCACGGCCTGCGGGGCAAGCCACTTCCCGCGCACGGACCCCGTCACGATCATGCTGGTCGAATATGACGGCAAGCTGATGCTCGGCCGTGGTCTTGGCTGGCCCGAGGGCAGTTTTTCCGCACTCGCAGGCTTTGTCGAACCCGGTGAAAGCATCGAGGAAGGCGTTGCGCGAGAGGTCTTCGAGGAAAGCGGCGTGCGCGTACGCGACGTGACCTATGTCGCCAGCCAGCCGTGGCCGTTCCCCAGCCAGCTGATGATCGGCTGCCACAGTCATGCCGATGACGACGCCCTGACCATCGACGAAACCGAGATGGCGGAAATCAACTGGTACACGCGCGACGAGGTGAAAGCCTCGCTGGCAGGCGACGGTCCGTTCCGCGCGCCGCCGCCCCATGCCATCGCCCATCACCTCATGCATTGGTGGATCCACACATGA
- a CDS encoding serine hydrolase domain-containing protein, whose product MAYRNFDDAQLSRRSLLRGGAWLTAGAAMSGLPGGGLALAHSKSADWPMVSKLVDKYVSEGKVANMAAALGWGDRDPLLIAKGTLAIGGATPAGMDSLYRIYSMTKPVTGMATMMLIDEGKLGLDQPLAEILPAFSKMMVQKTYDGSVTDLVPAERPITIRHLLTHTAGLGYSIIQKGPIREQYVKYGVVPGQVTRLPIPGLGREEAIRGLDKFANNLAQLPLVLQPGSKWSYSVSLDLLGRVIEVASGMSFDEYLRTQIFEPAGMNSTFFRVPKSEVPRLTTNYGIMGGTPLPLDPAGASIYLDDPAFPFGGAGLVSSPRDYDRFLKMLLGYGEIDGKRVMSEAAVKLGTSDLLPETAVTKGTWVEGQGFGAGGRVSDGSFGWGGAAGTVAFVNYPAKLRASLYTQYMPSEAYPIHEGFPNAVQADLAAMMGA is encoded by the coding sequence ATGGCCTACCGCAATTTCGACGATGCCCAGCTTTCGCGCCGTTCGCTGCTCAGGGGCGGGGCGTGGCTGACCGCCGGTGCAGCCATGTCGGGCCTGCCGGGCGGCGGCCTGGCGCTGGCACACAGCAAGTCGGCGGACTGGCCGATGGTCTCCAAGCTGGTCGACAAGTATGTCTCCGAAGGCAAGGTCGCGAATATGGCGGCCGCGCTGGGCTGGGGTGACCGCGATCCCCTGCTCATCGCCAAGGGCACGCTGGCGATCGGCGGCGCGACGCCTGCCGGCATGGATAGCCTCTACCGCATATATTCGATGACCAAGCCGGTCACCGGCATGGCGACCATGATGCTCATCGACGAGGGCAAGCTGGGCCTCGACCAGCCTCTCGCCGAAATCCTGCCCGCATTCTCCAAGATGATGGTGCAGAAGACCTATGACGGTTCGGTCACCGATCTCGTCCCGGCAGAGCGCCCGATCACGATCCGTCACCTGCTGACGCACACGGCGGGCCTTGGCTATTCGATCATCCAGAAGGGGCCGATCCGCGAACAATATGTGAAGTACGGCGTGGTGCCCGGCCAGGTGACGCGCCTGCCGATCCCGGGCCTCGGCCGCGAGGAGGCAATCCGCGGCCTCGACAAGTTCGCCAACAATCTTGCCCAGCTTCCGCTGGTCCTCCAACCGGGCAGCAAGTGGAGCTATTCGGTCAGCCTCGACCTGCTCGGCCGCGTCATCGAAGTCGCGAGCGGCATGAGCTTCGACGAATATTTGCGCACCCAGATTTTCGAGCCGGCGGGCATGAACAGCACCTTCTTCCGCGTGCCGAAAAGCGAAGTGCCGCGCCTCACCACCAATTACGGCATCATGGGCGGCACCCCGCTGCCGCTCGATCCGGCCGGCGCTTCGATCTATCTCGACGATCCGGCATTCCCGTTCGGCGGGGCGGGTCTGGTTTCCAGCCCGCGCGATTACGACCGCTTCCTCAAGATGCTGCTTGGCTATGGTGAAATCGACGGCAAGCGCGTGATGAGCGAGGCTGCGGTCAAGCTCGGTACTTCGGACCTGCTGCCGGAAACCGCCGTCACCAAGGGCACCTGGGTCGAAGGACAGGGCTTCGGCGCCGGTGGCCGTGTATCTGACGGTTCGTTCGGCTGGGGCGGCGCTGCCGGTACGGTCGCTTTCGTCAACTACCCGGCGAAACTGCGGGCCAGCCTCTACACCCAGTACATGCCGTCCGAAGCCTATCCCATCCACGAAGGCTTCCCCAACGCCGTACAGGCCGACCTTGCAGCCATGATGGGCGCGTAA
- a CDS encoding PhoH family protein has protein sequence MARKPAPKAHQAFTPPPSPQREVRRAQIDISFDNQSLLGALFGQFDANLVQVENRLGVFIAARGNDLHIEGPEDSVARARDVLNEMYDRLSQGQDLDAGAIESLISMSNEPTLDGIMDAEPKGPPIMIRTRRKTIVPRSAMQATYMRSLTRDDIIFALGPAGTGKTYLAVAQAVAQLINGSVQRLILSRPAVEAGEKLGFLPGDMKDKVDPYLRPLYDALYDCMPPEQVERRLASGEIEIAPIAFMRGRTLADAFVILDEAQNTTREQMKMFLTRFGQNSRMVICGDPRQVDIPGGDRMSGLADAVGKLEGVDGFGTIRFTAADVVRHPIVGRIVEAYEGPAA, from the coding sequence ATGGCTCGTAAACCCGCACCGAAGGCCCATCAGGCTTTCACACCGCCGCCCAGTCCGCAGCGTGAAGTTCGCCGCGCACAGATCGACATCAGCTTCGATAACCAGAGCCTCTTGGGCGCACTGTTCGGGCAATTCGATGCCAACCTCGTCCAGGTCGAGAACCGCCTCGGCGTTTTCATCGCGGCGCGTGGCAACGATCTCCATATCGAAGGCCCGGAAGACAGCGTGGCGCGCGCCCGCGACGTCCTCAATGAAATGTACGATCGCCTCTCGCAGGGGCAGGATCTTGACGCAGGCGCGATCGAGTCCCTGATTTCCATGTCGAACGAGCCGACGCTGGACGGGATCATGGACGCAGAGCCCAAGGGCCCGCCGATCATGATCCGCACACGGCGCAAGACGATCGTCCCGCGCAGCGCGATGCAGGCGACATATATGCGGTCGCTTACGCGCGACGACATCATCTTCGCGCTCGGTCCGGCGGGAACCGGCAAGACCTATCTTGCGGTGGCCCAGGCCGTTGCGCAGCTGATCAATGGCAGCGTGCAACGCCTGATCCTTTCCCGTCCTGCCGTCGAAGCGGGCGAAAAGCTCGGCTTCCTGCCGGGCGACATGAAGGACAAGGTCGATCCCTACCTGCGTCCGCTTTACGACGCGCTTTATGATTGCATGCCGCCCGAACAGGTCGAGCGGCGGCTGGCCTCGGGCGAGATCGAAATCGCGCCCATCGCCTTCATGCGCGGCCGCACGCTGGCTGACGCCTTCGTCATCCTCGACGAAGCGCAGAACACCACGCGCGAACAGATGAAGATGTTTCTCACCCGCTTCGGCCAGAACAGCCGGATGGTAATCTGCGGTGACCCGCGCCAGGTCGACATTCCCGGCGGCGACAGGATGAGCGGATTGGCTGACGCGGTCGGGAAGCTGGAGGGCGTCGACGGTTTCGGCACCATTCGCTTCACCGCCGCCGACGTCGTGCGGCACCCGATCGTGGGGCGGATTGTCGAGGCTTACGAGGGCCCGGCGGCCTAG